The Ovis aries strain OAR_USU_Benz2616 breed Rambouillet chromosome X, ARS-UI_Ramb_v3.0, whole genome shotgun sequence genomic sequence GGCACCAACTTGACCAACTGAGACCAGACCTGGGTCAAGCTGGGCTACTTGCAGAAAACCTTCAGCTGCCTTTTGGTGATAAGCATTATCACCCTTAATTTCCACATAAGGACACAGAAGTTCTAAGAGGTGTAGGGACTTGCCAAAGTTAgatagcagagccaggattctaaCTTTGTGTTCCTTCGACTACAACATAATTCAGTGCAAATATTGGAGCTGCCATTTTTATCACTTCTCTGTACCTTCTCTCAAAAGCCCAGTGATGTATTGTGAATATGAGACGATTTGCTTATCTCATTAGGAATCATCCTAAGAGCTCTTTAGAAGGATGCCCCAGTGCTGACAGCATCTTCTGTCCTTTCCTAACtgcagaatttattgcttgtctCACCAGTTTCCTTTTGGATTTGAATGTACTTCTCAAGGGAACTGTTTTAATAAAGTGACAGTAGTCtacttaaataattttattgcttaaaaaCACAGACTAGAAAATCTTAATACAGCTAGAAATAAAGGAACTGGCCCAGGGTTTTTAAGGATGTTTTCACAGGCATCTGTTTTTGGTTTGGGCCATATAGCTTGCAGGAGTTCCCAGACGAGGGAATGAACCCTGGCCACGCCAGtggaaagcctggaatcctaaccagtGGGCTACCAGGGAACACTCACAAGTGTCTGCTTTTTCCTAACCTTTTCTGGTGGGGGTTAGGATGAAGAGGCTCGGCATAAGGATAACAGCTCAGAATTTCACCTCTGCTCTAACTATTCCCATAGCTGCCAAATATCAACCAGGCACAATTCTAAAAGTATTAACAATGGAAAGAAGATGGTGGCAGCAAGAAATTTCCCCTGAGCAGGAAAGCAGCTGCTAATGCTTGAACAAAGACACCTCACAACTTAGTATCAACTGCTGCCAAGAAGGCACTTAAATTCACTGTGGCGGGTTCTAGCATTTGGCAGAAATGGTTTGACTTTGTTctgtttcagtaaatatttgaaacaaGCAGAAGAAAAAGCTATAATCTATGCAGACTGGCTATGTAGCCTTCAGGTTAAGACTGTCTGCCTTTGGCAAGCATGGCCGAATTATCTGATGGCACCATAGTATAGAAGCATTTAATAAATtcttaaaactttataaaaagaaGCCAAGTCTCATAGTTGAGCTGGGTCTTCAGGTCCTATAGAACTAGCAAAAAAAAATGGTTCAGAGAAGTAAATACAAATGATTTGGCATAAggcaatgaaaggaaaagaaacaggcaCAGTTTATCTATCTAGACTTCGGTCTGATGGTTAATCGAAGGCCTGGGTGCCAGACTGAAGACTCTCCTCACTTCTTCAGGAAATAGTTCAGTTTTTCCTGTAGATAAATGAGCTGTaggcagagggagaaaaaaaaaacatgaaaaattcatCTGAAATCTTAAGTCCCATTACTTGATCTAGAATTAGATAAACCAAATAGAATCTAGAATAGATTCTAGAATAGAATTCTAGAATCTAGAATTATATAAACCAAATAGAAAGACTGTCATTTGGCATTTATAAGGTTATCTTACTTagtcttaaaatgttaaaaaagaacagTGCCAATCAACTTTTAAGTTCACATTCCTTCTATTATTTGCATCTTCCTCTAATCTTTTCCTACCTCAATTTCTCCTATCTACTTCTGGCACAGAAATTTTCCTGAGTTACTCTCCaggtgaaaaagcttttaaatctCAACTCTGAAGCCTGGCATCACCAGCTCTGAGCCATTGTGCATGCTACTTTCCATACAGAATGCCTTTGTTTCTCTATCTCTTTATTAAaccctgtgtctgtgtgtgctcagttgctcagtcatgtctgactctttgtgaccacatggacacaaaggcttctctgtccatgggattttcctggcaagaatactggagtgggttgctattttgtgctccagggaatcttcccgacgcagggatcgaaacccagtctcttgcattggcaggcagattctttaccactgggccacctgggaagcttattaAAAACCTACCCATCTCTTAAGGCCCTAAACACCATCTCTGTATGAAGTTTTCTCTAATTTCCATGGACAAATGTGAGCTCTCATTCCTTTAAATTCTTATCCCTCTCATGGATTTCTCCCCAACTGGAGGCAGAGATTGTGACATAAGCATTTTGTAGTTCCCTGCAGAGCCTAGCTTTAAGTATGCACCCAATAAATCTGTGTTGAATCAATGAGCTaacataaagggcttcccttgtggctcagctggtaaagaatccacctgccatgtggaagacctgggtttgatccctgggttgggaagatcccctggagaagggaaaggctacccactccagtgttctggcctagagaatccctatggacagaggagcctggtgggctacagtccatggggtcgcaaagagtcagacatgactgagcaactcagcacgcaGCACACAAAGCACTCTAAGTGAATAAAGAGTATAGCAATAGTTCTATGTTGAAAATAGCACTTCCCCAATATTAACTACTTATATAGAGGAAAATAAAGATGTTTAGTGGGTGTTAAAGCAATCGTAGCATTAACTGTTCACATGGTTGTATATAAGCAGTACTTGGGTGAGTGATGTGCCGAGGGGAAGGGCATATACAGAATGTGAGAATTCTCCTGACCTTGTTGGTATGGGGATGGACATGGGGGAATGGCATCATTACCTTAAGCGCTCcatgctagggaattccctggtggtccagtggttaggactctgcactttcactgctgaggttcaatgcctggtcagagaactaagattccccaAACTGCATGgggcagccaaaagtaaataactaAAAAGAGCCCCATGCTAAGTCCATCCTCATAATAAGACCACCATTCTCTTTAAAACCATTATCCTACTCTTAAGCAGCATACATTTCTGTACAGCTGCTTGACCTTCACTAATCCCacactgccctcttctcttttcactcTGCTCACTCTTTGGGGGCTTTAAATAATGGTCTTTCAAGTTAGAAATCAAGCCTATGCCCTTAGCGCTCCCTTCTCCTTCAATGCCCAGAAACAGATCTGAGTCCCATcaattataactttaaaatatattctctcatatataaatgttcacagcagcattattcgtgataaccaaaaggtggaaacaacctaagtgtcaactgatggataagcaaaatgttgtatatttgtacaatggaatattatttggccataataTAGAATCTAGTACTGATACATTCCACAACATGGttaaccttgaaaacattatgccaagtgaaagaagccaaacacaaagaccatgtattttatatttccttttatattaaataatcatAATAGGCAAAGTAGGGTAGTGGAAAGAAGATTAGTGGTTACCtagagctggggggtggggatgggtatGGAGTGTGTGGGAGGGTCAGAAGACATgggaagtgactgctaatgggtacaaGTTtcctttgggggtgatgaaaatgtaaaattgattgtggtgatgaatgcacaattctgtgaacatactaaaagtcactgagttgtacaatttaaatgggtgaattgtatggcaCATGAATTTATATCCCAATAAAACAGTTACAAAACATTTTATtgcatttacaaatatatatatattctttctgaatgaaataatgccatttccagcaacatggatggatctagagattatcatattaagtgaagtattagtaagtcagagaaagacaaatatgatatcgcttgtacgtggaatctaaaaaatggtacaaatgaactgatatagaaaacaaaatagacccacagacatagaaagcaacgttatggttaccaaaggagaaagagtgGGGAGGGattaattaggagtttgggattaacacatacgtgtttattgctgtttagtagctaaatcgtgtctgacttttgcaatgtccatgggatttcccaggcaagaatcaaactcacatctcctgcttggcaagtggattccttaccactgaaccatcagggaaccCCATATACATATAACTATGTATAAACTAGATAAACAACAGGGACcagctatatagcacagggaaccatactcagtatcttgtaatagcctataatggaaaagagtctgaaaagagATGACTCCAGCGGTAGAgcccacctgcagtgtgggagactcaagagactcaggttcaatccctgggtcaagaagatctcatgcagcaggaaatggcaagccactccagtattcttgcctgggaaatccatggacagaggagcctggtgggctacagtccacggggtcgcaaagagtcagatacgactgagcacgtGATATATGGatggatacacacacagatatacacacacacacacatacacacaaatataactgaatcactttgctgtacacttgaaactgacacaacattgtaagttaactatacttcagtaaaaaaaaagaaaattatttattctatctCCATTTCCACCTCCTTATTTCAAGTTACCATCATCTTTTGTTAGACTACAACACAGCCTCCTAACTGCCCTCTCAGCTTCTAGTCCTGTCCTCTCACAATCCATTCTCCAGATATCATTAATCAAAGGGATCTTTAAAACTTCTAAATTAAATGTCACTTTCCTGCTTTAAACTCTCCAAGGTTTCCCACTGCATTCTTAAGAATAAAACCCATCTTCCTTATCATGGCCTGCAAGGGACCATACAATATGGCCTCTACATACTTCACCAACCTCACATTGAGTCACTTCCTTGCTTTAAATACTTCAGAGGTCCTCAAAGAGACCAAGCTCTTTTCCAGTGTGGGACCTGGCATATGCTCCACCCAAGAAGTTCTTCATATCCTTTTTGCTTGGACTTACCCTTCAGGTCTCAGGTTAAATATCACTTCCTCAGAAAGGCTGATTATGATCCCCCCTCCCAATTTAATTCAGGACTCTCTTTATTCAAAGCACATCCCTGACTCTCCTTCACAGCTCTCCTTTATTATTTGCacctttttatttgtattataatTTGTTTACTGTTCATCTTCCCTGCTAGACTGTTCGTTCCATTAGGACAAGTATTGTATCTGTCTTCTTCAACACTGTGTGTACATCCAGTGCTTTTCACTTAGTAGGCATTTAATACCtactgaatgggtgaattttcACAAAGACTTTGTTTCAACCTGCTACCTTCATTTAGAAGATTTGGGCCACTACTATTCCTGTGAAAAGAATAGCTAGAAATGAGACTGGGGGATTCTTTCTATCAAATAATTTATTGTATGAAACAAACAATTTTCTTTGATGTGAAAACACACTTCTTACCTGCtcagttttttcttcttcctgtaacTTAAGCTGCTCCAGCACAGACTGTAAATGATTCTGGAAAGCAAATCATATAAATGACGAATGCTGAGTCGCAAAGGAAAAGAGAaccaagaaagacaaagagtttggcaaataatttgataaattaaaaaaaacacaactgtCTGTTGTaacaaaagacttttaaaaaggatTTAGAAGAAGACTGTCTTTATGTgagtaactgaatcactttatgaAACAGAGactggcacaacactgtaaatcgactatacttcaataaaaatttttaaaaaggatttagaGTATAAAAACTATGCTCTCCAACTACAGGgccattttatttgattttttgaccctacaaagcattttttttttcttgccctaAAACAAACAGTTGGAATGCCTCCATGTTACCTTTCTCTAGCTTAGCACAAATTCTTTGACTGTGGTGAACCATTTAAAAAGCTGGCCTGGAATTTGTTACTGACTCTTTCATTCCCCTGCACCCGGACAGAATATTATCATTCTTAACTAATACTGCACGCAATAGTAATCACGATATCTGTAGCTTTCAAAGTATGTCCACATCTATTATCTCACTTGGTTATTCTGAAGGACAACACTCTGAATAAGTACAGTTCTGTATCAGGTTTCTCCCCTTCAATGACAAAAGctctacagaaaaagaaatctggCAAGAAATTCCCTGAATGCTTCAGAATTTCCCTCACTATAAAAGGGGAAGAAACATGGCCTAGATATACATTTTCCTTTTGCTGAAATGTGtattaataaaatatgcattAATTTGTATTAATAAAACTCAAGCATGGTATTCTTATTCAAGCAGGcatcatgaaatttaaaaattaactttaattcTCTTTCATTGCAATGAATACATTTTGATACAGAGCAATAAGATGCAATCTGTGCTCTACCACTTACTGTGGTCCCTAGCAAAGTCCTGAACTTTGAATTTCaatttcttatctataaaatgggaatagtgaCAGTGCCTGTATTTCAGGGATGTCAGGATGAAATATAGTAaacatgtaaaatgcttagctCTGTGTATGCCTTTCACATTGTTAAATGTTCAAAATTGGCAATTATTATTTCAAGTCTGCTGGTCCCTTCCCCCAAATGCTTATATAGGATGAACAAAATTACTCAGGTAAAACAAAATATGGCTATCTTTTATCAGGGATTTCTAAAGCAGTTGCTCAGGTTCATGAATGAACTAGAATGCTGCACAGAGATGAGATGAGTGGAAAACACAGAGATGGGATTTTGAAAGTAAGATACCTTTATACCCGCCAACAAGAATTTACCTTGAGTGTCAGGTTTTCCACTTTGCTGATGAGCTCCTTCTGTCTTTGTGCCTTGCGCTGAATCTCATGGAGCTTTTTCTCTGTGTATTGAGTGTACTTCTGAATGTCCATGACTAGCACAGATAGATAAAACCCTCAGGTTATCTATTAAACAAGGCCTAAACTAGTGGACCAAGGTCCAAATCAACTAAAACTCCAGTACATATTTGAGCAATAATTTCTCAAACTTAACTTTGCATCTAACGCAAGTTCAAAGTCAGTCTttacatgtacacccgtggtggattcatgtcaatgtatggcaaaaccaatacagtattgtaaagtaaaataaagtaaaaattaaaattaaaaaaaaaagtcagtcttTAGTACTGGCACCCACTCTGTCCCAcccttttgtttttccctctaaCTTACCCATTGAGCTGGTTCCCTCCTTTGCCTCACACTGGCCATATTCAGTGAACCCAGCCTTTAGCTCCCTTTCTATGTCCTCGTCATAATAatcttcctcctcttcatcataatagtcctcctcctcctcctcctcctcctctttatcATCCTCCTCAGTGTTATTGCTAGAATCATTGCGCATCTCCTGAAGCATGTAATATTCTAAgggttttaaaaaagaggaaggtgaaaacgttttaagctttttaaatgaCTCCCACACCAGCTGCAATTATACTCCCCTTCAAGTTTACTGGGCAACCAATGAATTTCATAAATAATTTGTCTCACAGGAAGATGATTCCCTTTATAAAACAAGGACAGAAAATACAAATCACTGTAAGATTCACTCATGTATTCAATGATCAAAATATTTAGACAACCCAAGGGCCCATAGGAATTTTAGAATAGCAGTGATGGATGGGATATTAGAACCCTAATATAAAACCCCTTAACTTGAGGGAACAATAAGAGGCAAGAAGGGCAAAGgcatcattttttgtgtgtgtgtgattggcCTGTGAGTCTGTGGAGAATGGGCCTACACACAGTCAACACTTGCTCTCTCTGAATCTTCTGCTTTGCCTTTATTAGCGTACCTGGTAAGATATGACCCTGCTTGTAGTCGCTCATTCCTGAGGCTATTGCATAGCTAGGAATGGAGCCTTGACTTTCAATTTCCTTGGTTTCATCTTCAGCAATGACCTCCCACCCTAAAAGGAGAGGAAGTcaaggaaaaggcagaaagaaagaaggcaatGTTGAAAGGGAAAAGGCTCTCTATCTGAAAGTGCTATTTAATTTAGTCCAACTTCAGGCCGCTTGTAGCTGGATTCCTAGTATggataaatgttttatattgaaTTACACAAGTGAATGATTTCTATTATGTGAATGTACTGTTCCTAGCTAGGAAGTAACATTACCCCCAATTCTAAGTTCTGTACATTAACGTCAGCACACAAATACCAGAAACGAGGGCTTGCCACCAAGTGCATTTGAGGTGGAACAAACTgcacagaaaatattttgtgtaaaaGGATACGAGCATTGATAGCTTCAGCATCTGAACATAGCAgtcttttcacttccttttccaCATCAGGAGATTCAATGTGCTGAGCCACAGCAGGAAAAGGAGGAATACCAATGTCACTTAACACCCTGTGTTCTGCAGGAATGGCCTTTTCCTACacacaaatgaattaaaaaatttagGCTTAGAATACATCCAATCAAATTGCTACTTTAAACAATGCTATTTATAAATGAAACTTTGATCAGGGTCTACATTTTTGTACAGCAAGCTTATTTTTTCCCAATTACTTGAGACATTTAATCTTTTCAATCTGCAACCCTAAAGACTCTCTCAGAAGTACCACCCTTAAGTCTCACTTATTAATTATTTGCATTGACCCTTACTAGCAAAGAACTATGATATTTTGCTACTTAGACATAATTTTGTGTAAAGACCCAAATTCCCAGATTCTACTTTCCCAAATCTTTATTAGAGAGTTTCTTATAAAAACAGGACCTTAGCCTGTTTTTATACACATTCTCCCTTAAATCCAGTTTTAGACAATTATCTCCATGGCAACCAATTCATTGTGCCACAAATAGAAATTAGAACTTTGAGGGGGAATAAGCAATTGCAAAAAACTGCTGGTAAAAGTGAACTCTGGCtttcaagaaaattttttaaaataaatatcacagAAAAGAAGCAGATTAAGATATCAAGACCACTGATCAAATTGCATCTTCCACTCTAGGAGTTGTCAAACATTAAACAATGAATTCTTCATTTTTCAGTGAATCAAATTCAGTCTATGTGTATGGGAGTGGGGGTTACAGGTGAGAAGGAAGGCTCAAAAGTAAACTTGATAGTTTTGGGGGTTTGTTAAAAGCTGCAAAATAAAATCCACTATAGGTAAACAATGAGGTTATATTATGATTTGTCTACCTCAGGAAGCTCTATTTCTTCAATTTGTTTGATATCAGTAACCTATGAAAGAAAAGACAGTAAACAATGAAATTGTTCTATTTTACTAAAGTTTAAAGAGCTCTAGACCCATTCTTAATGTAGTTTTCTATgtagtagacactcaataaatgctcTAGACTAACCGTATAAAGCCAAAGCAACTGTGTTCATAGATTAAACATAGTAAAGCTATCAGTTCTTCCCAGATTGATCTATAGgtttaatgcaattcctatcaaaattcaaACAACCTTTTCTGTAATAAGTTTGTAAAACAAActtattctaaaatgtatatggaaaggTACAGGCTctagaatggctataataatcttgaataaaaaataaaatcaatcttcATGATTCCAAGACTTATTACAAAGCTACATTGTGGAACTGGTGATCAACACACAGATCAGTCGAACAGAATAGGGAATCCAGGAAAAAAACTCACACAAATAtgcccaactttttttttttttttgcccaacttatttttgacaaaagtgcaGAAGCAATACAATGGACAAAGGGCAgcctttttaacaaatggtgctggagatTTTGGacatgcaaagagaaaaaaagaagaatcttgAACTAATCTTCAAGTACAAAAATTAACACCAAAATAGATTGCaaacttaaatgtaaaactttttttaaaaaaataggagaaaTCTTCAGGATTTGGGCTAGACAAGTAGTTCTTATAATTGACATGAGAAACAAGatccttaaaagaaaacaaaatcaataaattggacttcatcaaataAAAATCTTTAGCTCTTTGAAAGACCCTGTGAAGAAGTTGAAAAGACAAgttacagactgggagaaaatatctgcaaaccacatatctgacaGAAAACTAGtatttagaatataaaaaagaacttctcaaaactcaataaaaacagtaaaaacaatCCATTTAGAAAATGGACTAAAGGCATGAACAGACACTTCATTGAAATGGACATACAGATGGAAAACAAGCGCCTGAgaagatggtcaacatcattagccacGAGGGAAAAGCAAACACCACAGTGAGATCACTACACAACtatcagaatgactaaaattaaaaactagcGACAACACCTCATGCTGGTGAAAATGGAGAATTGGATTGTGTGAACATTGCTGGTGCTAATGTAAAAGgctgcagccactctggaaaatgctatgggtagtttcttataaaactaaatatgcaACATATCCAGTAATTGTACTCCTGGGTATTTATGCCAAAGAAATGAATACTTatgttcacacacaaaaaatctgctggcagctttatttataacagTCAAAAACTGTAAACAACCCAGATGTTCTTCTATGGGTGAGCAATTAAGCAAACTATGGTACATTCATAACACAGCCtaccactcagcaataaaaaggaaggaaccATTCATACATGCAACAGTCTGCATGGACTTTAAGGGAATTAATCTGAGTGGAAAAAAGCCAATCTCAAATGTTATActttgtatgattccacttatatgacattttcaaaatgacaaaattatagagatgGAGAACATATTAGTGATTAGCGGGGGTTAGAGCCTGGTGGTGGCGGTTGGAGGGAGGTGGGTGTAGCTTCCAAGGGCAAGATGAGGGATCCCGGTAGTGACAATACTGTTTAGTATCTTGATGGTGTAGGTAGATACACACATGGGATAACTGCATAGAACTAAGCAcatgcaaggacttccctggtggctcagcggtaaagtatctgcctgtcaatgcaggagacacaggctcgatccctggattgggaagatcctctggaaaaggaaatgacaacccactccagtattcttgcctgggaaaccccatggacagagaagcctggcaggctacagtccatagggttgcaaagagtcagacatgccttagcgactaaacaacaacaacaaacacacgcacacacatacagaggAGCACAAGAAAACTGAGCAACTTGAAAAAGCAACTTGAAAAAGATTAGTGAATAGTGATAATGTAAATTTCTTGTTTGTGATATTCTACTATAGTTTTGCAAAAAGTTATAATGGGAAAAACTAGGTCAAGGGTACATGGTATCTCTTTTTTATTGCTTATAACTGCATGTGAAtttacaattatttcaaaataaaaaatgtaattaaaaaagaAGCCAAGGCATAGTACTCTTGTAGTTTTCCCAGGGTTCTACAAATCTGAGGTAAGGTTAGGACTACAACCACATTTCCCAATTCTCAGGTTCCAGCTGGGTTcactttaaaataagattttgcaGTTGGAAATGTTTGAAAGCATTAGCAGAAGTTTCAAATTCATGACACATCTAGATTCCTAAACACTAGCctataactggagaaggcaatggcaccccactccaatactcttgcctggaaaatcccatggatggaggagcctggtgggctgcagtccatggggtcgagaagagtcagacatgactgagtgacttcgctttcacttttctcttttgtgcactggagaaggaaatggcaacccattccaatgttcttgcctggagaatcccagggatgggggagccgggtgggctgccatctatggggtcgcacagggtcggacatgactgaagcgacttaaagcagcagcagcagcctataacTTCAAGAGTCCAGTCTATTTTTGTTCATTACATATTTCCATTTGTTagcacacagtgcctggcatgttgctcacactcaataaatgtttactggacttataaatgaataaacaaatgaacatcCGACTgactgtctccctccctccccgccaTAATCCTCTTCCAATCCACCCAGAAGACACAGAAATTGCATGCCACaaaccttttttgttgttttgcggaaccttctctttctgacattcTTAAGTGGTGGAGTAACTGAAATAAATTCAACGTAGTGAAATGTATATATGATTGATGGTAGTCACATATCTATCTGAATTGgacagagaaagcccacactATAAGCTACAGGCTCATGACATGAGTTGTTCTTTCAAGAGTGTCTAGATGCCTCCTGAACCAAATACCTAAGTATGACAACAGATCCCTGGCTCACAAGTAATCAGAACTCCGCAGATAAATATAGTTAGCCAGAATGAGCAAGGGACTGTTGTTAACTTACTGCCATGCTTCcaggtatattttttctttctccgcTTTTCAGCTTTCCTGATTGCTTTAGGATCAGTAGAGGTTATTGGTTCTTCAGGAGAAGAGGGAACCTCAGCATCAGCAGTGCACACAAGCATCTACATTTGACAAAGACAAAGAAGTTGACCATGGCCACAAATCTTCAGTTAGTAATGGATAGTGATCATTCTTACCACCAGCAATCCTGCAGCACAGAAGGAGAATGTTACTTGGCATTTCCAGAAAACCAAGTACATACATTCATATTCATTCCCTCTCTATCTCAGCAGCACTGCATATGGACGCtgagaggtttttgttttgttttgttttttgctcaaGTGCTTACCGCTGCAGAAGGAATATGGctgaaaaaaaagatatatcttAGCATTTTGctttagaaagaaaatcaaaaaatCAACAGTAGAGATGATGAACAAGAACCAGTGTAAACCTCCAGAGTTAGCAGGAAGTTCAGACGAAGATCCCAGATgttcatatttttcaaataatgataAATGGCAAACAGGAGGCTCTAAAGGCTATTTGGATAAAATTAAGTAGTGAAAAGTGATAGATCAAACGCCAAACTAGCAGATGACATTGTATTCCTGTGCAATTGAGCTGGAAATTAGAAATGACAAACAGGTGAAAGgagaattgaaagaaagaaagaaaaggcggGAGAAAGGAAATCCTAAAAGGATATGAGGGTGAATAGATTAAGAAAACTTGTCCATACCTGGGAAACATCTGCtgttttataaaaactttttttatccAGAGTTTTTAGGCTTCCGATAACACAAGGCAAATCAACCAGCTTAGCAGCTAGTGAGACATTGTCTACCTCAACAACTGCACGACGTGTGTCAgctaaagaaaagtagaaaaaattaagGTTCACATCTTCCCAATGTACTCTTAAAACTGATGGTTTGAATAATGAAGACTTATGTGAGACAGATGCATCTTTCACTGAAACATTATTTCTCATAAAGCTAGAAT encodes the following:
- the TAF7L gene encoding transcription initiation factor TFIID subunit 7-like, whose amino-acid sequence is MSLQDSQIPADHGAETSGDHGAQTASDQGIQPPADDPHGDAAIAAIGTQAPVQASMENLPQEKEVENKEMSGSQDEPPHELENQFILRLPVEHASIVRKMVHSGTSSMKNKLKIDLFSDTRRAVVEVDNVSLAAKLVDLPCVIGSLKTLDKKSFYKTADVSQMLVCTADAEVPSSPEEPITSTDPKAIRKAEKRRKKKYTWKHGITPPLKNVRKRRFRKTTKKVTDIKQIEEIELPEEKAIPAEHRVLSDIGIPPFPAVAQHIESPDVEKEVKRLLCSDAEAINARWEVIAEDETKEIESQGSIPSYAIASGMSDYKQGHILPEYYMLQEMRNDSSNNTEEDDKEEEEEEEEDYYDEEEEDYYDEDIERELKAGFTEYGQCEAKEGTSSMVMDIQKYTQYTEKKLHEIQRKAQRQKELISKVENLTLKNHLQSVLEQLKLQEEEKTEQLIYLQEKLNYFLKK